From Desulfovibrio desulfuricans:
CGCGCGCACCGGGGCGCAGGGGGCAAAGCTCCGTCAGGCGGGCAGCGTCCATGACTTCGCCCACAGCCCTGCCCAAGCCGGGATCATGATAATCCTCTTGCTGCAACAAGGCCACGGGCAGTGAAGCCGGGGCGGCGACAGGGCTGTTTTCCAGCCCGGAAGGCGGGGTGTTGATGCCGTTTTCCATGTCCGGACTATGCCGCCCGTCCGGCTCCTTGTAAAGACCACGGCCTTTTCAAACGGCCTTTCTTGACGTATGGAAGGGCATCCACCTTCAGGGACAACCGACTGTAATCTGAGGATTCCATGCACGCACCCAAATTGCTGATAACCGCCCTTTTATTGACCCTGTGCTGTGCCCTGGCCTCTCCCGCCGTATTTGCGGCGGAACCGACCCCCGCCGCCAAACAGGATACCCCCAAGGCAGACGCCGCCAAGCCTGACACTGCCAAGCCCGATGCAGCCAAACAGGACGCCCCCAAGGGCGAGAAGGCCGACAAGTCTGACAAAGCCGACAAGCCCGCCGTCAAGACTGACGCCAAAGCCGATGCCAAAGCTGATGCCAAAGCAGACGCCAAGGCGGACGCAAAAGCGGACCAAAAGGCGGACGACAAGGCTGAATCCAAGGTTGACACCAACGAAGAACCCGCCATTGCCACACTGCCCCTGCGCGATCCATGGGAAATGGTCTGGAGCGGGCAAAAGGCCATGCTCGATGAAATTACCCAGAAGGCCACGGCCATGGGTGATACCTTTGCCCAGCGGTCAACCAATCTGAGCCAGAAAGTTCAGCCCTTCATGGAAGAAGCGCGGCGTCTGCTGGTGCTGCTCAATACGTATAAAAACTGGCCCAACCCCGTTGAGGCCGTCAGCCGCCGCATCACAGCCACGGTGCTTGATCTGCGCAAGATGCTTGACCCTGTGCTGGTTGCGCGCAGCGAGGCCCAGGCCCTGCTGGAACGCGTTGGCTATCTGGCCGACAGCATGCCTGAAGACCTGCACGATGGCAGCCTTAGCCCGGAAATGCAGGAATACGGCAAAACGCTGGCGCTCACCCGCCTGCGCCTTACAGCCGTTCTGGCCCAGTACGACTCGGCCCTTGCTCCTGCTCTGGCGCTCATCAAGCGGCTGGAAAAGATGCAGGACGAGATCAACGCCCAGATCCCCCTGCTGTGGAAAAACTATTATCTGCAAAGCCCGGTGCCCTGGCTCAGCCCTGATGCATGGGCCGACTTTGGGCGGCAGATGCACTATTCCGTTCAGGGCATGATCCTGCGCCTACCTGTGGAAGTTCCTGTCACGCTTGAGCGTTGGGGCACGGCAGTGCTGCGCTTTATCCTCGGCCTGCTGCTTACCGGCGTGCTCACCGTGTTGCTGTACCGCCGCTGGGCCGCGCAGGACAAGGACGAAAACAGCACCCTGCGGCATGTTTTCCGCGTCAGTCTACCCTGGCTGTGCGTGGGGCTGGCATTTCTCGGCAGTTCCATGTCCGCATCCGGTGAATTCTTTCGACTGTTTCTAGCCCTGGGCAATTTGTGTCTCATTGTGGCCCAGATACATCTGGCATGGGACCTGCGCCTGCTGAAATACCCTGAAGTGCCTCGCCAAAAGCCGCCCTTCTGGATACTTATCCAGCCAACGCTGTGTTCATACGTTCTGCTTTATCTGCCGCTGACCAAGCCTCTGGTGCTGGTTATCTGGCTGTGCATCGTCATCATTTCCATCGTGCGGCAGCACCGCAGGCCCAAGCTTGATCTTGGCCCCATGCATGTGGAAACCAGCGTGCTTGAATGTGAACCCATTGTGCTGTGGATATGCCTTGTGCTGACCCTGGCCGGGCTGCACATCTACAGCATGGTGCTGTATCTGCTCTTTGTTTCCTGCTCGCTGGCCCTGCAACTCTGCATGGGGGGCATGTCTCTTGTCAGCAGCCTCAACGACAAGCTGCCTCAGGAAGGCGTGCGCGCTGCCCTTGCTCACCTTGCCGTGGCGCTCTCCGCCCCTGTGGTGCTGGTTGCGGCCTTTGTGGGCGTTTCGCAGTGGGTCGGCACATTGCCCGGCGGCATGTACCTGCTCCAGCATTATGTCCTGCGCGGCGTCAACGTGGGCGCTACGCAGTTCAACGTTGTGCACCTGCTGCTTATCATCACCATGTTCTACCTGACCCGCACGGCGGTTGCCATGGGCTCGCGCTTTCTGGCGCGCCTGCCCAAGCAGGGGCTGGCTATTGACGCCACGCTCATCCCGCCCATGCAGACGGCCTTTACCTATGCGCTGTGGTGCTGCTTCGGCCTGTTCGCCCTGCGCGCCGTGGGCATGGAACTGAGCAACCTCGCCATGGTAGCCGGTGGTCTTTCTGTCGGTATCGGTTTCGGCATGCAGACCATCGTCAACAACTTCCTGTCGGGTCTGATACTGATCTTCAGCCGCACTCTCCAGGCGGGCGATGTGGTGGAAGTGGGCGGCACTCAGGGCCGTGTGCGCAAAATCAGCGTGCGCGCCACAATGGTGGAAACCTTTGACAATGCCCTGATCATTGTCCCCAACTCGGAATTTGTGGCCAGCCGCCTTATCAACTGGACGCGCAACAGCCGCACCGTGCGCAGGGAAATCAAGGTCGGCGTGGCCTATGGCTCCGATGCCAATGCGGTGATGAAAATCCTGCTGGCAACGGCCAACGCCAATAGCAACGTGCTCAAATATCCCCCGCCGAGCGTGGCCTTTGCGGATTTTGGGGCCAGTACGCTTGATTTCAGCCTGAGGTTCTGGGTGCGGGATTATGACGTGTCTGTTTCCACAGCCTCGGACATTCGCGTGGAAATTGAACGCGAATTCCGCGAACAGCGCATTGAAATCGCCTTCCCGCAGCTTGATGTGAACATCAAGGAACTGCCGCCTCGCACAAGGGCCCCCCAACCGCCGACCAAGCCGCGCGCAAGTAAAAGACGCGCGCCGCGCCGTCCGCACAAGGTGCTGCCTGCCGGGGCCAAAGGCAAGCCGGAGGCCAAAAATGCGCCAGCCGCTGCCCCCGATGACGGGGACGATGACGAGAACAACAACTAAGCGCTTTCCGCGCGAATGATCGCCGCAGCAATGCCCGGTTATCACGCGGGCATTGCGGGCGGGCCTTGCAAAGCAGGGAAACGCGCTCTTGCAGCCCAGTTTTAACCGGCGCATCCGCGCCCGAACCACAGGAGAACACCATGATCAACCGCGCTGACGCTCTGGAATGCTTTGAAAAGGAACTTTTTGGCGGACCGGGCGCCGTCCACTTTACCAAGATCGTCAATGAGAACGGGCTGGCTGGCAAAGGCCGTCTGTTCAACATCGGCACCCTCAAACCCGGCTGTGCCGTGGGCAACCACAAGCACAACGGCGAAATCGAGATATACTACATTCTTGAAGGCGAAGGCATGTACAACGACAACGGCGTTGAAGCCCCCGTCAAGGCTGGCGATGTGACCGTATGCAACGATGGCGAAAGCCACGGCCTGCTCAATACCGGCTCCACGGATCTCAAGATGGTGGCGCTGATTCTGTTTACCAAGTAAACAACGCCCGCCCCCCTGATATGAAAACGAGGCCCCTCACTGAGGGGCCTCGTTTGTTTTAGCATGTCTGCAATTATGCGTTAATACTGAATATAGGCCACATGGGTCTGGAGATATTCCATAAGGCCGTGCTTGCCGTCCGCGCCGCCAATGCCCGACTTGCGCCAGCCAGCATGGAAGCCCTGCATGGCCTCGAAGTTTTCGCGGTTCACGTAGGTCTCGCCAAACTTCAGGCGGTTCACCGCTTCCATGGCCGTGGATACGTTGGTGGTGTAGATGGAGGACGTCAGGCCGTAGTCGCAGTCGTTGGCAAGGGCCAGGGCTTCATCCAGATCGTGGAAGGTCATCATGGGCAGCACGGGGCCAAACACTTCGTTACGCACGATTTCCATGTCCTGTCGGCAGTTGCGCAGCAAGGTGGGCGTATAGAAGTAGCCGGAATCGCGTTCGGCGGGCGCGCCGCCGACAACGGCTTCCGCACCGTCGGCTTCCGCGCGCTTGACCATGCCGCTGATCTTTTCAAGATGCTCGGCGCTGATCTGGCTGCACATGTCCGGGGCCGGATCGTCAAAGGGATTGCCCAGTCGCACGGCGGCGAAGGCAGCAGCCAGTTTTTCGGCGAACATGTCGGCCACGCTTTCGTGCACGTAGAGGCGTTCCGCGCAATTGCACACCTGCCCGCTGAACACCGTGCGCGAGGCAGTAACGGCCTTGACCGCCAGATCCATGTCCGCATCGGCGCAGACAATGGCCGGGGCCTTGCCGCCCAGTTCCAGCGAAACCTTGGTGATGTTCTGCGCGCCAGCGGCAATGATGCGCTGCCCGGCCTCCACGCTGCCTGTCAGGCTGACCATGTCTGTCATGGAGCTGGAAGAAAGGGCCTCGCCCAGGGTGCTGCCGCCGCCCGTAACAAAGTTTACCACGCCAGCGGGCAAGTCCAGCTCCGTAAGCAGGCTGGCAAAATGCATGACCGTGGCCGGGGCAATACTGCTTGGCTTGATAACCGTGGTGCAGCCCACAAGCAGCGAGGGGGCGACCTTGCGCGCCATGACAAAGAAGGGGAAGTTCCACGGGCAGATGCCCACCACAACGCCAATGGGCTTGCGGTACAGCAGGATATTTTCGCGCGGGCGATCGCTCTGGATGATCTCGCCCTCGTAGATGCGCGCCCATCCGGCATAGTAGTCAAAATACTCAGCGGTGAGGTCGATCTCGACCTGTGCCAGAGGATGGGTTTTGGCCTGCTCCTCAGCGAGGATGCGGCCAAGTTCCAGCCTGTGCTTGCGGATGAGGTTCGCCATTTTTTTAAGGTATCCGGCACGGGCCACCGCCGGAAGCGCCGCCCAGGCATCCTGTGCCCTGTGTGCGGCTGCCAGTGCCGCCAGCCCGTCCTCACGCCCGCCGTTGGGCGTCTGGGCCATTATTTTGCCGGTGGAGGGATTCTCCACCTCAATCATTGCAAAGCTTGTAGGGGAAACCAATTTGCCGTTGATGAACTGTTGGTATGTACGCATGGTTGCTCCTTGGTTGGGGCAAGCATAGGCACACATGGCAACAAAGGTAAAGATACTCCCTTTTTTACGTATTCAGCAAACACGCATGGCCGCAAGGCGGGGCCAACCGTGCAACGGCTCCCACACCTTGCGGCCATGCGCAACAGATGTCACACAGGCGCTACGCTGTACGCGATCCTACATGCGCGAAATCACGGCCAATGCACCGTCCATAAAGTGCTGGTCAACATCCTCGATGGCGCCCTTGTCACAGGCCTGTGCAAGGGCAGGGTCAATGGGCAGGCGGGCAAGCACCTTCAGGCCGTGCCGCTGGGCTACGGCATCAATGTGACTCTCGCCGAATATCTTGTATTCCTTGTTGTTATCCGGGCATTTGAAGTACGAGTAGTTCTCCACCAGCCCAAGAATGGGAATATCCATCTGGCGCGCCATATCAATGGCTTTCTGCACGATCATGCTCACCAGCTCCTGCGGCGAGGTCACAACCACAATGCCGTCCACCGGCAGGGACTGGAACACGGTCAGCGGCACATCGCCCGTTCCTGGAGGCATGTCCACAAACATGTAGTCCACATCGCGCCAGACCACATCCGACCAGAACTGCTTGACCGCGCCGGCAATGATGGGGCCGCGCCAGAGCACGGCATCGGAATCGCCGGGCAGCAGCAGGTTCATGGACATGATGTCCACCCCGCCCTTGCTGCGCTCGGGCACAAGGCCGTCGCCCTCAACATGGGCCTTGCCCGTCAGGCCGAACACACGTGGAATGGAAGGGCCGGTGATGTCGGCATCCAGAATGGCGCAGTGTTTGCCCTGTTTAGTCAAAGCTACCGCCAGCAGGGATGTGATCAGCGACTTGCCCACGCCGCCCTTGCCGCTGAC
This genomic window contains:
- a CDS encoding Mrp/NBP35 family ATP-binding protein, with amino-acid sequence MSDCNHQCGSCGEQCDERSEGQEAQVDFRVKPHPKSRIGKVIGVVSGKGGVGKSLITSLLAVALTKQGKHCAILDADITGPSIPRVFGLTGKAHVEGDGLVPERSKGGVDIMSMNLLLPGDSDAVLWRGPIIAGAVKQFWSDVVWRDVDYMFVDMPPGTGDVPLTVFQSLPVDGIVVVTSPQELVSMIVQKAIDMARQMDIPILGLVENYSYFKCPDNNKEYKIFGESHIDAVAQRHGLKVLARLPIDPALAQACDKGAIEDVDQHFMDGALAVISRM
- a CDS encoding mechanosensitive ion channel domain-containing protein, encoding MHAPKLLITALLLTLCCALASPAVFAAEPTPAAKQDTPKADAAKPDTAKPDAAKQDAPKGEKADKSDKADKPAVKTDAKADAKADAKADAKADAKADQKADDKAESKVDTNEEPAIATLPLRDPWEMVWSGQKAMLDEITQKATAMGDTFAQRSTNLSQKVQPFMEEARRLLVLLNTYKNWPNPVEAVSRRITATVLDLRKMLDPVLVARSEAQALLERVGYLADSMPEDLHDGSLSPEMQEYGKTLALTRLRLTAVLAQYDSALAPALALIKRLEKMQDEINAQIPLLWKNYYLQSPVPWLSPDAWADFGRQMHYSVQGMILRLPVEVPVTLERWGTAVLRFILGLLLTGVLTVLLYRRWAAQDKDENSTLRHVFRVSLPWLCVGLAFLGSSMSASGEFFRLFLALGNLCLIVAQIHLAWDLRLLKYPEVPRQKPPFWILIQPTLCSYVLLYLPLTKPLVLVIWLCIVIISIVRQHRRPKLDLGPMHVETSVLECEPIVLWICLVLTLAGLHIYSMVLYLLFVSCSLALQLCMGGMSLVSSLNDKLPQEGVRAALAHLAVALSAPVVLVAAFVGVSQWVGTLPGGMYLLQHYVLRGVNVGATQFNVVHLLLIITMFYLTRTAVAMGSRFLARLPKQGLAIDATLIPPMQTAFTYALWCCFGLFALRAVGMELSNLAMVAGGLSVGIGFGMQTIVNNFLSGLILIFSRTLQAGDVVEVGGTQGRVRKISVRATMVETFDNALIIVPNSEFVASRLINWTRNSRTVRREIKVGVAYGSDANAVMKILLATANANSNVLKYPPPSVAFADFGASTLDFSLRFWVRDYDVSVSTASDIRVEIEREFREQRIEIAFPQLDVNIKELPPRTRAPQPPTKPRASKRRAPRRPHKVLPAGAKGKPEAKNAPAAAPDDGDDDENNN
- the aldA gene encoding aldehyde dehydrogenase, yielding MRTYQQFINGKLVSPTSFAMIEVENPSTGKIMAQTPNGGREDGLAALAAAHRAQDAWAALPAVARAGYLKKMANLIRKHRLELGRILAEEQAKTHPLAQVEIDLTAEYFDYYAGWARIYEGEIIQSDRPRENILLYRKPIGVVVGICPWNFPFFVMARKVAPSLLVGCTTVIKPSSIAPATVMHFASLLTELDLPAGVVNFVTGGGSTLGEALSSSSMTDMVSLTGSVEAGQRIIAAGAQNITKVSLELGGKAPAIVCADADMDLAVKAVTASRTVFSGQVCNCAERLYVHESVADMFAEKLAAAFAAVRLGNPFDDPAPDMCSQISAEHLEKISGMVKRAEADGAEAVVGGAPAERDSGYFYTPTLLRNCRQDMEIVRNEVFGPVLPMMTFHDLDEALALANDCDYGLTSSIYTTNVSTAMEAVNRLKFGETYVNRENFEAMQGFHAGWRKSGIGGADGKHGLMEYLQTHVAYIQY
- a CDS encoding cupin domain-containing protein, which encodes MINRADALECFEKELFGGPGAVHFTKIVNENGLAGKGRLFNIGTLKPGCAVGNHKHNGEIEIYYILEGEGMYNDNGVEAPVKAGDVTVCNDGESHGLLNTGSTDLKMVALILFTK